The Streptomyces sp. NBC_00344 genome includes a window with the following:
- a CDS encoding glycosyl hydrolase family 18 protein has protein sequence MSTRRPLIAALSTAALAAGALAALAGLGPGGQASASAARPIAAAVSTGGVKIAYYDQWSIYGNAFYPKQLDTRGIAGKLDVINYSFGNIHPTDLGCFEANKAAGDDANPNAGDGAGDSYADYQRSFSAADSVDGTADTWNQPIVGVFNQFRELKAKYPKLKINISIGGWSYSKYFSDAAKTDASRQKLVSSCIKQYIQGDLPIDGGYGGAGTAAGIFDGIDIDWEYPGSDGGHLGNHYSAADKQNYTLLLAEFRKQLDAFGAAHGGKKYLLTAALPAGQDKIKNIETDKIGAYLDYANIMTYDMHGAWDADGPAYHQSPLYSGADDPTDVIAPGTQKYSIDNAIDAWLDGSPQYGIAGGFPAGKLTLGYEFYYRGWKGVPAGAKNGLGQPATGASAARPLSAVPGIAHYKELSGIVDNPATTFWDDQAKAAYFYKDGEFFTGLDQKAIQARADYAHSRGLAGAMMYSLLGLDDRTTLLNEIVDAVGSSPTTPPTTPPATTPPTTPPATTPPPTTPPPTTPPAGCTAPAWDRAAVYTGSTHVSYKGHTWNAKWWTQGEEPGTTGDWGVWQDLGAC, from the coding sequence GTGAGCACCCGTAGACCCCTGATCGCGGCCCTGTCGACCGCGGCGCTCGCCGCGGGCGCGCTGGCCGCCCTGGCCGGCCTCGGCCCCGGCGGCCAGGCATCCGCGTCCGCCGCCCGGCCGATCGCTGCCGCCGTGTCCACGGGCGGGGTGAAGATCGCGTACTACGACCAGTGGAGCATCTACGGCAACGCCTTCTACCCCAAGCAGCTGGACACCAGGGGTATCGCGGGCAAGCTGGACGTCATCAACTACTCGTTCGGCAACATCCACCCGACCGACCTCGGCTGCTTCGAGGCCAACAAGGCGGCGGGCGACGACGCGAACCCCAACGCCGGTGACGGTGCGGGAGATTCGTACGCCGACTACCAGCGGTCCTTCAGCGCCGCGGACAGTGTCGACGGCACGGCCGACACCTGGAACCAGCCGATCGTGGGTGTCTTCAACCAGTTCAGGGAACTGAAGGCGAAGTACCCCAAGCTGAAGATCAACATCTCGATCGGCGGGTGGAGTTACTCCAAGTACTTCTCCGATGCGGCCAAGACCGACGCGAGCCGCCAGAAGCTCGTCTCCTCCTGCATCAAGCAGTACATCCAGGGCGACCTCCCGATCGACGGCGGATACGGCGGCGCGGGCACCGCGGCCGGGATCTTCGACGGGATCGACATCGACTGGGAGTACCCGGGCTCGGACGGCGGCCACCTCGGCAATCACTACTCGGCCGCCGACAAGCAGAACTACACGCTGCTGCTCGCCGAGTTCCGCAAGCAGCTCGACGCATTCGGCGCCGCGCACGGCGGCAAGAAGTATCTGCTCACGGCCGCGCTCCCGGCCGGCCAGGACAAGATCAAGAACATCGAGACCGACAAGATCGGCGCGTACCTCGACTACGCCAACATCATGACGTACGACATGCACGGTGCCTGGGACGCCGACGGGCCGGCCTACCATCAGTCCCCGCTGTACTCCGGGGCCGACGACCCGACGGACGTCATCGCGCCCGGCACCCAGAAGTACTCCATCGACAACGCCATCGACGCCTGGCTCGACGGGTCACCGCAGTACGGCATCGCGGGCGGTTTCCCGGCCGGCAAGCTGACGCTGGGGTACGAGTTCTACTACCGCGGCTGGAAGGGCGTCCCGGCCGGTGCGAAGAACGGCCTGGGACAGCCAGCCACCGGGGCCTCCGCGGCGCGCCCGCTCAGCGCGGTGCCCGGTATCGCGCACTACAAGGAGCTCAGCGGGATCGTCGACAACCCGGCGACCACGTTCTGGGACGACCAGGCGAAGGCCGCCTACTTCTACAAGGACGGCGAGTTCTTCACTGGCCTCGACCAGAAGGCGATCCAGGCCAGGGCCGACTACGCGCACAGCAGGGGACTCGCGGGAGCGATGATGTACTCCCTGCTCGGCCTGGACGACAGGACGACGCTGCTGAACGAGATCGTCGACGCTGTCGGCTCCTCCCCGACGACCCCGCCCACCACCCCGCCGGCGACGACCCCGCCCACCACGCCGCCGGCCACCACACCGCCCCCGACCACGCCGCCTCCCACCACCCCGCCGGCCGGCTGCACCGCGCCGGCCTGGGACAGGGCCGCGGTGTACACCGGCTCCACCCATGTCTCGTACAAGGGCCACACCTGGAACGCCAAGTGGTGGACCCAGGGCGAGGAGCCCGGCACCACGGGCGACTGGGGAGTCTGGCAGGACCTCGGCGCCTGCTGA
- a CDS encoding type II toxin-antitoxin system Phd/YefM family antitoxin encodes MEPARQYNVHEAKTHLSRILQQVAAGDEVLICRAGQPVAKVVPLTSGAGHTGREPLEGQVHVPEDLDKLPDDIADSLGIL; translated from the coding sequence GTGGAACCAGCCCGGCAGTACAACGTGCATGAGGCGAAGACCCATCTGTCGCGCATTCTGCAACAGGTGGCGGCCGGCGACGAGGTCCTGATCTGCAGGGCGGGGCAGCCGGTGGCCAAGGTGGTACCCCTGACGTCCGGGGCCGGGCACACCGGTCGTGAGCCGTTGGAGGGACAGGTCCATGTCCCCGAGGACCTCGACAAGCTGCCGGACGACATCGCCGACTCCCTGGGCATACTCTGA
- a CDS encoding putative bifunctional diguanylate cyclase/phosphodiesterase produces MSGTSEGPGPAPASVRPPVTERQTVGRTAAELHDYRAAFNTARLAMAVIDREGLVVTANDALAGLLGAPPAGLTRRTAADLVDLTADARTWHAYREVLGGRRAGFRCTRRIKHPDGHSLWAEVSVTPVPDSSQVLLSVADVSDRRELQAKLRHLQMHDPVTRLPNRSLFFERLSAALDPTARTVPGTGRIGLCYLDLDGFKAVNDTLGHGFGDRLLSIVAARLTHCADRAGYGRSSGHLVARLGGDEFALLVEDSTGTEQLADLAGSVLEALREPFDLSGHRLSMSASIGVVERLVAGTSATGLMQAADTTLYWAKADGKARWTLFDPERNAHRMTRQALSSTLRPAVESGEFMLEYQPLVGMADGALKGVEALVRWDHPQFGRLTPNRFIGLAEEDGSIVQLGGWVLRTACRQARQWQLDHPDRPPLFVSVNVAVRQVWDSDLVAEVAGILAETGLAPGLLQLELTESAVMGSAGRPLQALQALSDMGVQIAIDDFGTGYSNLAYLSRLPVSVLKLDGSFVRGFRYDEGTHPNPADEMIVEALVQLAHRLGLTVTAECVETSGQAARLRRIGCDTGQGYLYSRAVPAADIGAMIGPVPLQG; encoded by the coding sequence GTGAGCGGAACCTCCGAAGGGCCGGGACCGGCGCCCGCTTCCGTCCGGCCGCCGGTCACGGAGCGTCAGACAGTCGGCCGGACCGCAGCCGAATTGCACGACTACCGGGCCGCCTTCAACACCGCACGGCTCGCGATGGCCGTCATCGACCGCGAGGGCCTGGTCGTCACGGCCAATGACGCCCTCGCCGGACTGCTGGGCGCCCCACCCGCGGGGCTGACCCGGCGGACCGCTGCCGATCTGGTGGATCTGACCGCGGACGCACGCACCTGGCACGCCTACCGCGAAGTGCTGGGCGGCCGCCGGGCAGGTTTCCGCTGCACCCGAAGGATCAAGCATCCCGACGGGCACTCGCTCTGGGCCGAGGTCAGCGTCACCCCCGTCCCCGACAGTTCCCAGGTGCTGCTCTCGGTCGCCGATGTCAGCGACCGGCGGGAGCTCCAGGCCAAGCTGCGCCATCTGCAGATGCACGACCCGGTGACCCGCCTTCCCAACCGCAGCCTGTTCTTCGAGCGGCTTTCCGCGGCGCTCGATCCGACGGCCCGCACCGTGCCGGGCACCGGCCGGATCGGCCTGTGCTATCTCGACCTCGACGGCTTCAAGGCGGTCAACGACACCCTGGGGCACGGCTTCGGGGACCGGCTGCTGTCGATCGTCGCCGCCCGACTCACCCACTGCGCGGACCGGGCCGGTTACGGGCGCAGCAGCGGCCATCTGGTGGCCAGGCTCGGCGGCGACGAATTCGCCCTGCTGGTCGAGGACTCCACCGGCACCGAACAGCTCGCCGACCTCGCAGGCTCGGTACTCGAAGCGCTCCGGGAACCCTTCGACCTGAGCGGCCACCGGTTGTCCATGTCCGCGTCGATCGGGGTGGTCGAGCGGCTGGTGGCCGGCACCAGCGCGACCGGTCTGATGCAAGCCGCGGACACCACGCTGTACTGGGCGAAGGCGGACGGCAAGGCCCGCTGGACCCTCTTCGACCCGGAGCGCAACGCGCACCGGATGACGCGTCAGGCCCTCTCGTCGACGCTGCGCCCCGCCGTCGAGAGCGGTGAGTTCATGCTGGAGTACCAGCCTCTGGTGGGCATGGCGGACGGAGCGCTCAAAGGCGTGGAGGCCCTGGTGCGCTGGGACCATCCGCAGTTCGGCCGGCTGACCCCGAATCGCTTCATCGGGCTGGCCGAGGAGGACGGTTCGATCGTCCAGCTCGGTGGCTGGGTCCTGCGTACGGCCTGCCGGCAGGCCAGGCAGTGGCAGCTCGACCACCCGGACCGGCCGCCGTTGTTCGTGAGCGTCAATGTCGCCGTCCGGCAGGTGTGGGACTCGGATCTGGTCGCCGAGGTGGCCGGGATCCTCGCCGAGACCGGTCTCGCGCCGGGGCTGCTGCAGCTGGAACTCACCGAGTCGGCGGTGATGGGCTCCGCGGGCCGTCCGCTTCAGGCGCTGCAGGCGCTCAGCGACATGGGGGTGCAGATCGCCATCGACGACTTCGGAACCGGCTACTCGAACCTTGCCTATCTCAGCCGGCTGCCCGTCTCCGTACTCAAGCTGGACGGTTCCTTCGTCCGCGGGTTCCGCTACGACGAGGGGACGCACCCCAATCCCGCCGACGAGATGATCGTCGAGGCACTGGTCCAGCTGGCCCACCGCCTGGGGCTCACCGTCACCGCGGAGTGTGTGGAGACGTCGGGACAGGCCGCCCGGCTGCGCCGGATCGGATGCGACACCGGGCAGGGCTACCTGTACTCCCGGGCGGTGCCGGCCGCGGACATCGGGGCGATGATCGGCCCCGTACCACTGCAGGGCTGA
- a CDS encoding M6 family metalloprotease domain-containing protein, translated as MQRKQPPEGVDRRRLRRAAAVLTSFTALAATSLVAGPAVATEGTAGPCVLPRTDAHHSLGLDSWNSAYTKPVGSLDAVMIFLSFPGSSPRTTPQELTADYFPATTEFYRRASYGKFTLRPHPLRRWIQMPRPATAYGIQRDWDPSQRGAYLRDAMAAADPEVDFSTYDVVYLLADPDAPGVDSDATKVVNLDSPLHADGTAIRRVVTGFEQHPPDHNVLAHETGHVFDLPDLYHRPEDGKGDWDTYVGDWDVMGSQFGLSPDLFGWLKWKLGWLDRRQIGCVQGTEPRMYTLDPVEEMPAEGTDVTGTRLVVVRTGADRVLAIEARSTAGNDRASCTEGVLIYEVRGETASGSGPVKVFDTHPHSEACWGQSVYPQLADAPLQVGETFTVPGNGTRVEVADRTPSGAWTIEVTPRM; from the coding sequence GTGCAGCGGAAGCAGCCACCCGAGGGAGTGGACAGACGGCGGCTGAGGCGTGCCGCCGCTGTGCTCACCTCATTCACCGCGCTGGCCGCCACCTCGCTGGTGGCAGGCCCGGCCGTCGCCACCGAGGGGACCGCGGGACCCTGTGTGCTGCCGCGTACCGATGCCCATCACTCGCTCGGTCTCGACAGCTGGAACTCCGCGTACACCAAGCCGGTCGGATCGCTCGACGCGGTCATGATCTTCTTGTCCTTTCCCGGCTCATCGCCGCGCACCACACCGCAGGAACTGACGGCCGACTACTTTCCGGCGACGACCGAGTTCTACCGGCGGGCCTCGTACGGAAAGTTCACGCTGCGCCCCCACCCGCTGCGGCGCTGGATCCAGATGCCGCGTCCGGCCACCGCGTACGGCATACAGCGTGACTGGGACCCCTCGCAGCGCGGCGCCTATCTGCGGGACGCGATGGCGGCGGCGGATCCGGAAGTGGATTTCAGCACGTACGACGTCGTCTATCTGCTGGCCGACCCGGATGCGCCGGGTGTCGACTCCGATGCCACCAAGGTGGTCAACCTCGACAGCCCGCTGCACGCCGACGGCACGGCCATCCGAAGGGTGGTCACCGGCTTCGAGCAGCACCCGCCGGACCACAACGTGCTGGCACACGAGACCGGGCACGTCTTCGACCTGCCGGATCTCTATCACCGCCCCGAGGACGGCAAGGGCGACTGGGACACCTATGTCGGCGACTGGGACGTCATGGGAAGCCAGTTCGGGCTCTCCCCGGATCTGTTCGGCTGGCTGAAGTGGAAACTGGGCTGGCTCGACCGCCGCCAGATCGGCTGCGTACAGGGCACAGAGCCCCGGATGTACACCCTGGACCCGGTGGAGGAGATGCCCGCCGAGGGAACGGACGTGACGGGAACCCGGCTGGTGGTGGTACGGACCGGCGCGGACCGCGTGCTCGCGATCGAGGCCCGCAGCACGGCGGGCAACGACCGGGCCAGCTGCACCGAAGGGGTGCTGATCTACGAGGTGAGGGGCGAGACCGCCTCCGGAAGTGGCCCGGTCAAGGTGTTCGACACCCATCCGCACAGTGAGGCGTGCTGGGGTCAGTCCGTCTACCCGCAGCTGGCCGACGCGCCGCTTCAGGTCGGGGAGACGTTCACCGTGCCGGGCAACGGCACGAGGGTCGAGGTCGCGGACCGCACGCCGTCGGGAGCCTGGACGATCGAGGTCACGCCGAGGATGTAG
- a CDS encoding bifunctional DNA primase/polymerase, translating into MSAWQRSDGSTGIFAGGGPEGRPPGEFSRTLRDEGGQHAAEVTTAGAAWLASAAAYPRSALSLWQSRPGAPVVLPCGTVFDVVNVPSIFGRRLLDTLWSEGPGSGPVAGHRGRMLLFTAPGTAQRLPSLLEWEEWGEAVPPMLCHGVGDAVTVPSPTSRVPRPGARWLVAPDTRHPWLPGPEVVLWACVRAARSTCSPSVRLSIFPRADQDAKVYDVSRRR; encoded by the coding sequence ATGAGCGCATGGCAGCGTAGCGACGGCAGCACGGGGATCTTCGCGGGCGGTGGGCCCGAAGGGCGGCCGCCCGGCGAGTTCAGCCGCACCCTCCGGGACGAGGGCGGACAGCACGCCGCCGAGGTCACCACCGCGGGCGCGGCCTGGCTGGCCTCCGCCGCCGCGTATCCCCGCAGTGCGCTCTCGCTGTGGCAGTCCCGCCCGGGCGCCCCCGTGGTGCTGCCCTGCGGAACCGTCTTCGACGTGGTGAACGTACCGTCGATCTTCGGCCGCCGGCTGCTGGACACACTCTGGTCCGAGGGCCCGGGCTCCGGTCCTGTGGCCGGCCACCGCGGCCGGATGCTGCTCTTCACCGCACCCGGCACGGCCCAGCGTCTGCCGTCCCTGCTCGAGTGGGAGGAGTGGGGCGAGGCGGTGCCGCCGATGCTCTGCCACGGGGTCGGTGATGCCGTGACCGTACCGTCGCCGACCAGCCGCGTTCCCCGCCCGGGGGCTCGCTGGCTGGTGGCTCCCGACACCCGGCACCCCTGGCTCCCCGGGCCCGAGGTGGTGCTCTGGGCATGCGTGCGGGCGGCCCGTTCGACCTGCTCACCATCGGTGCGCTTATCGATTTTTCCCCGCGCCGATCAGGATGCTAAGGTCTACGACGTCAGCAGGCGCCGCTAG